The SAR324 cluster bacterium genome window below encodes:
- a CDS encoding reverse transcriptase domain-containing protein, with product MSNQSLKKRLEGISKCSINGERAKNLFQLLVNKPEIWELAYANICANAGSTTKGVDGVTADGHSVERSREIMNQLRNGTYRPKPTRRVYIPKSNGKQRPLGIPTFTDRLVQEACRIILEAIYEPVFSKFSFGFRKGMGCHDALQNITSRFTGTKWFIEFDIKGYFDNIDHQILVKLLKKKINDERFTALIGWMLKAGYMEDWK from the coding sequence GTGTCCAATCAAAGCCTGAAGAAAAGATTAGAGGGTATAAGTAAGTGTTCAATCAACGGCGAGCGGGCCAAGAACTTATTTCAGTTGTTGGTCAATAAACCGGAGATTTGGGAACTGGCTTACGCCAACATCTGCGCCAATGCTGGATCGACCACCAAAGGTGTAGATGGGGTAACTGCTGATGGGCACAGTGTGGAACGTAGTCGAGAGATTATGAACCAACTGCGAAACGGCACATACCGTCCCAAGCCAACACGCAGGGTATACATTCCCAAGAGCAATGGGAAGCAACGGCCTTTAGGCATACCCACGTTCACGGATAGGCTGGTTCAGGAGGCTTGCAGAATCATTCTGGAAGCGATCTACGAACCGGTATTCTCTAAGTTCTCATTTGGTTTCCGTAAGGGAATGGGGTGTCATGATGCACTTCAGAACATCACAAGCCGCTTCACAGGGACCAAGTGGTTCATTGAGTTTGACATCAAAGGTTACTTCGACAACATCGATCACCAGATTCTGGTGAAACTGTTGAAGAAGAAAATCAACGATGAGCGCTTCACGGCGTTGATCGGATGGATGCTCAAGGCAGGATACATGGAGGATTGGAAATT